The following DNA comes from Gammaproteobacteria bacterium.
CCACAAGCGGTAACGGCGCTGTTCGCCACCAGCATGATTAATGCAGTATTTGTACCGATTAACCCAGTCTTAAAGCCCCAACAAGTGAAACACATATTAACCGACTGCAATGTCAAAGTGTTAGTCACTAACAGCGCCCGCGCTAAGCAATTACTGGAGATATTTCCACAATGCCCAGACTTAGTCCAATTGATCATCATTGATCCTAAACCAGCGCAGTTTCACACGATTAATCTCAACATTCAGGCTTGGCCTAACCAAGAACCGGTCACCGAGTTACCGCCCCTTGCCAATGCTACCGATGGTGACATGGCCGCGATCCTGTACACCTCTGGCAGTACTGGTGCAGCAAAAGGGGTGGTATTGTCACATCGGAACCTGATTTGTGGCGCGCAAAGTGTTGCTAGTTATCTTAATAATAGCGCTGAAGATAAAATATTAGCCTTGCTACCTTTAAGTTTTGATTATGGTTTAAGCCAGTTAACAACCGCATTTAATGTTGGCGCGCAATGTGTCTTGATGGACTATTTATTGCCTGGAGATGTCATTAAAGCCGTTGCCAAACATAAAATTACCGGCCTTGCTGCCGTACCGCCATTATGGGCACAATTAGTTAAGTTAAACTGGCCAGCTGAGGCCAGAGATTCGTTACGATATTTCACCAATACGGGTGGCGCGATGCCAGAAGCAGTATTGATTAAAATTCGCCAGATATTCGAACAGGCTACCCCTTATTTAATGTACGGCTTAACCGAAGCATTCCGTTCTAGCTACCTGCCACCTGAATTTGTCGATAGTCACCCGACGTCGATGGGCAAAGCGGTACCCAATGCCGAACTATTGGTTGTTACGAACGATGGCCGTATTGCCGACGATGACGAACCAGGAGAGTTAGTTCACCGTGGACCGCTCGTCAGCTTAGGCTACTGGAATGCCCCCGAAAAAACAGCGCAACGCTTTAAGCCTTTTAGTCAGTCATTATCCGAACTATGTTTGAACGATATTGCGGTTTACTCAGGCGATTGGGTTCGCCGTGATGCCCAAGGTTTTTTATACTTCATTGGTCGCAAAGACGAAATGATCAAATCGTCGGGTTATCGAATCAGTCCTGCTGAAATAGAAGAAGTTGTGTATCAAATAGCCGATGTCGTCGTCGCCGCGGTAGTTGGTATTCCTCACCCTGAACTAGGCCAAGCGGTCGTTGTTATTTATCAAGCTAAAGGGGACAACCAATCGCTCACCGCTGATATCACTCGCCATTGTAAAAAAGAGTTAGCCAATTACATGCAACCATTGCATTATATTAGTCGCGCTGAGATGCCGCACAATGCTAATGGAAAAATTGATAAAACCGTATTAACGGCCGAGTTACAAGATTTATTCAAGGAATGAAAATAATGCCAAATGCCGTACCAAAAGCAATGCTAGAATCCGCGCCAAAAGCAATGAGAAAGCCGACGCCCATTCATGCGCCAATGGAGCAATTTAGCAGCGTGAACGGTCAGCTGATGTTAGGACGTTTCACCATGCGTGATATCGCCAACATGGTTGGTCAAACGCCTTTTTATGCATATGACCGCACCGTAATCA
Coding sequences within:
- a CDS encoding acyl-CoA ligase (AMP-forming), exosortase A system-associated, yielding MSIFFHHLVTETAKTKPNNIALTFQQQQLTYQQLADEISRVAAKYLTLNVKRYDRVATFLPKCPQAVTALFATSMINAVFVPINPVLKPQQVKHILTDCNVKVLVTNSARAKQLLEIFPQCPDLVQLIIIDPKPAQFHTINLNIQAWPNQEPVTELPPLANATDGDMAAILYTSGSTGAAKGVVLSHRNLICGAQSVASYLNNSAEDKILALLPLSFDYGLSQLTTAFNVGAQCVLMDYLLPGDVIKAVAKHKITGLAAVPPLWAQLVKLNWPAEARDSLRYFTNTGGAMPEAVLIKIRQIFEQATPYLMYGLTEAFRSSYLPPEFVDSHPTSMGKAVPNAELLVVTNDGRIADDDEPGELVHRGPLVSLGYWNAPEKTAQRFKPFSQSLSELCLNDIAVYSGDWVRRDAQGFLYFIGRKDEMIKSSGYRISPAEIEEVVYQIADVVVAAVVGIPHPELGQAVVVIYQAKGDNQSLTADITRHCKKELANYMQPLHYISRAEMPHNANGKIDKTVLTAELQDLFKE